The following proteins are co-located in the Schistocerca nitens isolate TAMUIC-IGC-003100 chromosome 2, iqSchNite1.1, whole genome shotgun sequence genome:
- the LOC126236621 gene encoding uncharacterized protein LOC126236621 gives MAKEMNEYSQTTNVSSPSEHSGCAKVTGCYSEEFSITSPDNGRRNPFHINYLDKLRYPVCSPSLFKSIEKAISIPCQETEILTSCDINESDIFHDETLDSETEKAAQETISKFFDDASKDLFVTPDKVTNSFLIATGEMRADEDISLSYICDPSTLQHDIHLSTTWTQTNITFPSSLPEGVEEALTLHKQQVETELKLAKCRVCDTVCGKHSQGTQTDDWEMNAESFRKVTRCSQTILSFPKTLTEELEALLSSYETFFEEVYTDIRMSMLKRQLFSEHYVSSPQFHSSSPLSVLDDGSPLQSESSVTPQCASVSLRHYGSPMMPRDILSPTGISPIVKPSNTNRFLSKLDFVSSNFETPHSMSPSAFLRVRGAIFPSLEDVSCQRN, from the coding sequence ATGGCCAAAGAGATGAATGAATATTCACAAACTACAAACGTGAGCAGCCCTTCAGAACACAGTGGATGTGCAAAAGTTACTGGGTGTTATTCGGAAGAGTTTTCAATAACTTCACCTGATAATGGCAGAAGAAACCCATTCCATATCAATTATTTGGACAAATTGAGGTACCCAGTTTGCAGTCCTTCTCTTTTCAAAAGCATTGAAAAAGCAATATCCATTCCCTGTCAAGAAACGGAAATATTAACATCTTGTGACATCAATGAAAGTGATATATTTCATGATGAAACATTGGACTCTGAAACAGAAAAAGCAGCACAAGAAACTATTTCAAAATTCTTTGACGATGCCTCTAAAGATCTATTTGTTACACCTGACAAAGTGACAAATTCGTTTCTAATAGCTACAGGAGAGATGAGGGCTGATGAGGACATTTCTTTAAGTTATATCTGTGACCCATCAACTCTTCAACATGACATTCATCTTAGCACTACTTGGACACAAACAAACATTACATTCCCATCAAGTCTGCCTGAAGGAGTCGAAGAAGCTTTAACTTTACACAAACAACAAGTTGAAACTGAGCTGAAATTAGCTAAATGCAGAGTGTGTGATACTGTGTGCGGAAAGCATTCACAAGGTACCCAGACTGatgactgggaaatgaatgctgaaAGTTTCAGAAAAGTTACAAGGTGCTCCCAGACAATATTGAGCTTCCCAAAAACATTAACAGAAGAATTAGAAGCTCTGTTGTCTTCATATGAAACATTCTTTGAGGAAGTCTACACTGATATACGGATGTCAATGCTGAAACGTCAATTGTTCAGTGAACATTATGTTTCATCTCCACAGTTCCATAGCAGCAGCCCACTTTCTGTGTTAGATGATGGTAGTCCTTTGCAGAGTGAGTCATCAGTTACACCTCAGTGTGCTTCTGTGAGCTTAAGGCATTATGGATCCCCAATGATGCCCCGTGACATTTTATCGCCCACTGGTATATCCCCCATTGTGAAACCTTCAAATACAAATAGATTTCTATCGAAACTTGACTTCGTGTCCTCTAATTTTGAAACACCACATTCCATGTCTCCTTCAGCATTCTTGCGAGTGAGAGGTGCTATTTTTCCATCTCTAGAAGATGTCAGCTGTCAAAGGAACTAA
- the LOC126236622 gene encoding beta carbonic anhydrase 1: MDRILRGIMKYRATDRKTMVEQFQRVRDNPEPKAVFFTCMDSRMIPTRFTETNIGDMFVVRNAGNVIPNSQNFPEEVTTTEPAALELGCVINDIRHVIVCGHSDCKAMNLLHRLKCEEFSSRDNRLISPLRGWLIAHANASLKKFEKLETGGFHQPLLFQAETPMRKFVAYIDPDNKFNIEDKLSQVNCLQQLQNIASYGFLKKRLETHQLHIHALWFDIYTGDIYYFSRQNKRFVEINEHTVMGLIKEVNRYYS; encoded by the exons ATGGACAGGATTTTGCGAGGTATAATGAAGTACAGAGCGACTGACAGGAAAACAATGGTAGAACAGTTTCAGAGAGTCAGGGATAATCCAGAG CCCAAAGCAGTATTTTTTACTTGCATGGACAGCCGAATGATTCCAACGCGCTTCACCGAGACAAATATCGGCGACATGTTTGTTG tccGGAATGCTGGTAATGTGATACCAAATTCACAGAATTTTCCAGAGGAAGTTACAACTACTGAACCAGCAGCATTGGAACTTGGTTGTGTTATAAATGACATCAGACATGTTATAGTATGTGGTCACTCAGATTGCAAG GCAATGAATTTGCTGCATCgtctgaagtgtgaagaattcTCATCAAGGGATAATAGGCTTATATCACCTCTTCGTGGATGGCTTATTGCCCATGCCAATGCATCActtaagaaatttgaaaagttggagACTGGAGGATTTCACCAACCATTGTTATTTCAAGCTGAGACTCCCATGCGCAAATTTGTGGCATATATTGACCCTGATAACAAATTCAATATTGAAGACAAGCTGTCACAG GTCAATTGTCTCCAGCAACTACAGAACATCGCAAGTTACGGGTTCCTCAAGAAACGTTTGGAAACACATCAGTTGCACATACATGCACTGTGGTTTGATATATACACAGGTGACATCTATTATTTTAGTCGGCAAAACAAACGTTTTGTGGAAATAAATGAGCATACTGTCATGGGACTAATAAAAGAAGTGAATAGGTACTACTCGTAA